GGCAGGAAGtgccagcagggcagggaggaagagcCACGGGCTGGGAACAGCATGAGCCTGGCCTGCACTTGACCCGGGCACAAGCcatcctttgggaagcagcccagAGGCTGGACACCAGTGACATCCTGCCTGTCTCCGGCCACCAGcgagcacctcctgcagcacagctccctaCACCAAACCCAACAGAGGCCCCGCATCTGGCCCAGGCTGGTTGGAGTCACAGTCGCTCCAAGGCCCTGCAACGAACCAACACGGCTGATGGGatggaggatgaggagggggcAGAAGCCCAGGAGGAAGCACCAGCTCCGACTCCGGACTCTGCTGGCACCAGCAAGGAGCACAAGCTGCAGGACAGTGAGAGGACAGTGGGCACCAAGGGTGCAGAGGAAGAGCTCCCGGCAGCAGAGAGTGGAGCGGAGCAGAGACTGAGCACCATGCAGCGTTTCTTCTATGCTCTGCTGGCTGACAACGGcccccctgctgccagcagcgcTCCAGAGGCCACGGCTGCAGCAGAGCGTTCCTCTCGGGGCGGGAGCCCACCCAGCGCCCCTGCAAGCACCAGCACACACGGGCAGCACAAGGAGCAGGAACCGCCCGTCCCGACGGCACCGGGCAGCTCCAGCGCCCCGGGCAGCGCGGCCACGCGAGCAACCCCCTTTGACTCCTTGCTCAGACGCCACCTGCACCGGCTGGTGCCAGACCGAGCCCTGCGCGCGTTCATGGCACGCGCGGCTCGAGCCGTGCGCGAGGACTGTGGCCTGCCGCAGCTCCAGCCGGCCTGCGCCAGCATGGTCTCGAGGATGGGGCTGCTCCTGAAGCTGCTGAGCGAGAGGCAGCGCGACCCGGAGCCCTCTGAGCTCCTGGAGCAGTGTGTGCGGGAGGAGGATGCCGGCACCTCGCATCCCCGTGCCCAGGCCAAGGGCATGGACTGGGAGCCTGCAGAGACGGTACGAGAGAGCGGggcactgctgcctgtgtgGACAGTGGGAATGGAAGgggcctcctcttcctctcctctccaccctAATGCGCTCTCCTTTTCTCCCAGGAGGTGGCCAAGCACACCTCTggccacaggctgctgctggcgcTCTCGCTGTCCGCCACCATCACCCTCATCACATCCACTGCAGttctggtgctgtgctgcttcaaGGTGAGCCAAGGACTCGTGTGGCAGAGCACTGCCAGCCaagccctggggctggagcgCCCAGGGACCGGGGGTTGCCCCCACAGTGCTCATGGGCCCCGGGTGCTGCTGCGGATGCCTGTGGATGTGCTGCGGAGCACAGGAGATGTTCTCCCAGACTTGGAGCTCACTGGGGTACCCACACCCTGCAGCTCGGAGGggttcagagctgctgggagcagctggtcctggctcctgccagggtctgtccccagctctgctgggcagcttcccagcagctccttcctcGGGCAGGGCTGCGGCTCCCTCTCAGCACAGCCTCTGCCATCAGCCCTTCCCGGGCTCTATCCCGCAATCCCTCGCCCCAGGcatcccctccccagctcctggcctggccttgctctgctgcagcacccgCTGCTTCCAGCCACGCAGCAatgcccctgctccctgccctgagcCCATACCCAGCCCTTCCTCATGGTGCCGCGGCTCCGGTGGGTCGGGGCCATGCCAGGGCACACGGCAGGGGCCCCATCTTGCCCACAGAGTTTGAACCTCCCTTTGGGGCCCTTCTCCTCCAAAGACACAAATGAGCTTTCATGTCTTTAGAAGGCATCGTGCGTGTTGCAGGCAGCGGttgaaggggtgggggggtcccTGCAGAGGAGAAAGGCGGACATCAGCAAGGCTGAGATGGGGAGGTCTGGGTCATTGCAGAGGCAGGGAGCACCGGGGAGCTGGGCAGGAAGGCATGGGGGGGCCCTTCCTAAAGGCGTGGCTGCTGGCACAGCCTTTGCACGGGTGTAgaaggggctgggctggaggaagAGCCTTCCGGCTCCCCCGTGCTGCAGTGTTCCGTGGGGAACCCCCGTGTTCTGAGTCTCTGGCTCTCCGTCACCAGGTCTGCGCCAAGAAACCTGCCGAGGATtcccaaggcagcagcagatggtGCCTGCGGCTGCGGCGGTaactcctgccctgccctgccctgccccaacaggctctgctccagcagcgcccagccctgcccagagCCCCCCGTCTCCCCCAGCACCAGAGGAGTTCATCCTTCGCTTctcatccccctgctcccgCTTGTTTCCAGGCGCTTTCAGGACCTGCGGCCCAAGTGGTGCCGAAGGAGCAAGGACACGGACAGGGACGAGGAAGAGGTAAGGCAGGAGCAGGCGCCAGCTCCTCCCGTCTGCCCGCTCCCTGCCCCGTGCCTGCTTCTCACctctccaacccctgccctccCAGCCCTCTCAGGAGTCGCCTCTGGCGGAACCCCTGTGGCTGCAGTACGTGCACCAGCCCCTCGAGGCCTGGCAGAAGGCGTCCCTGACCCAGCTCTACGATGGGGAGGGCTCCGGAGAGGAGGACGATTCCGGGGAGAGTGGCATAACGTAAGTGTGATGGTGGCGATGCCAGCACCCGAGTTAAGCTCTTGGGCCATGGAGGAGCCGATGAGACTTTCCTTGgatgctgtttcctttctgttgttttcttggcCGCTGTTTCCTGGCTTGCTGTGTACTTGCTTGTTCTGCCATTGCTGCCATGTCCTCGCTCTCATTTCAGCTGGTTGAGCATCGGATCCCAACCAGTCACTGCCATAAGGACAGTGGGCTGATGTATGGCCCTGCGGCTCCCGAGTGCCTGAGATCTGGAGCAATGGTCCCTGtcctggagcaggatgctgcaggccCCTGGCTGCTCAGGGCACCCCACGGCTGCTCCCTGGAGGACGCAGGGCGTCGGGATCCACTGCGCCCGGGGTGTTCAACGCGGTGCAAGGCGGGAACCGCCGCAGGAAAAATGGTCGCCTGCAGCAGAACGGAACAGCCCCCGAGTCTGAGCTCCGCCACCTGCATCACTTGCAGGAATGAACAGCCTGAGTTTCCTCTGGGCAGTAAAATACATGGATGTTCTCCAGCCTCAGCACAGTGGTTGACTGCTGAGGAGGGTTCACGACACGCGTGTGAATCGGTCTCTGTTAACAGACTGTTGTTGCGGGTGGAAAAGCTCCGCGGCAGAGGCTGGGTTTCCCCCCGCCTCTCACCGGGAGCAGTGGaccccccgccgccccgcagCGCGCATCAAGCTCCCCAAATCACGAGGATAACAAACCCCTGCTCAGATTGTTCAACCTCCCTGATGGAAAACTGGGAGAGCTCAGGGCACAGCCGCAGGAATGGTTTCAGATCCCCCTTGGACTGAGAGCAGTGGGGCCTGTGTAATCTACCAAACCAAGGAAAAGGGTGATTTGCTTCAGCAGATCTGTGATGGGGGGTGAGGGTTTTAACCAGGGAGGTGAAGCGCAAACACACTCTGGTGCCTGTTCGCCGTGCTGGGATGGCTCCCGGCGGGAAGCACAGCCCCACCTCGAACTGGGGATGCTCACAGCGGCTCTGTGGAGAGGGCACTCTCTGGAGCAGCTCCGTTGTGACAGCGTCCAGGACGCAGCAGCCTCaaccctgcagcccagggctgctgctggtgatccccagcactgagccagGCCCTGCCCCACCAGGGCAccgctgctgctgggcctgGCCCGGCCCCTGGAGCCCTGCCGTGGGTCCCGGCTGCGCTGCAGCGGCGCTGCCCTGGCCCGCGGGACCCCGGCCGCCCTCCAGGAGCCCCTCGCTGTGCTCTGAGTGCCCTGCGGAGCGTGGAGCAGAGCAAGGCCCCAGCACCATCCACCGCTCGTCCTGTGCGCAGCAGCGCTGCTGCGTCCTGGCGGCAAagccagcagggagctgggacaCAGGCTTGAGCTTGTCTGCATCCGTCTCCCACGGGATCAGCCAGATCCCTCCTGGTTCGGAGCcctgggtgggagcagggcacagcaggaaggagagagggggtTCTGTCATTTCTCTGGTACAAAGCACCATTTGTTTTAACTGGAGTTTAGGTCTCACATTAGGTTTGCATTCAACATTAGCTTTAGATTGGACAGTAGGTTCAGATCAGACATGAAGATTTGACTttatgtttagactggacattcTAGGCCAATACAACTGTTGTGTTGTCCTGGGAGTTGATGGacttctgccttctgcagccctgccctgttCTTCAGAGCAAAGCCAGGCTGTGCCTGGAGGCCCTGTGAGCAAGGCACGGGGGTGTCAGTGAGGGGCTGGGTGCAcggctgcatccctgctccagtACAGCGTGTTCTGGGGCTGAACAGGGCCCAAGAGCTGCCCTGGCACCCTGCAGCGTTCTGAGGGTGTGCGAGGCTGGAGACGGAATCGATCCCCTTGACTTGGAGCCCGCTGCCATCCAGACGGAGCAGGAGGTGCCCAGCAGTTCCCCGCAGGGCCTGGGTGTGACAGCGGCACTTCCAGGTGTCCCTTGGAAGTGACGCTGCTGTTTCCAAGCCAACGCACGGGGCCCGAAGCTTTCCCCacgctggagcaagcagccccagTGGCAGGGACTGTCCCATGTCACAGTGGGGACGCACGCTGCCAGGCCTGGCCCCATTGTGACGGGCGAGGCGTTCCGGGCTATATCTGCCCGGCAGGGCCAGCACCGCCCCAGAGGCGCTGCTGGGCGCAGAGCTCCTGCGTTGGATCCCCCGCCCTGAGCCTCCCGCGGTACCGAAGGCGCTCCGGCCCTGCCCCGccatggccctgctgctgctggtgctgctgctgccgctgctgccgggCCTGGCCCCCGGCCTGGCCCGGCCCCTGGAGCCCTGCCCGGGGCCCTGCCGCTGCCGCGGGCGCCGGCTGGACTGCAGCGGCGCTGCCCTGGCCCGCGTGCCCCCGGCCGCCCGCCAGCGGCCCTTCTCCGTGCTGTGAGTGCCCTGCAGCTCCGGGGGCTGCCCCGGGACACCCCGAGAGCGGCTCCAGGGCCCCGCTGCGGGTGGGGGGCTGAGGGGCAGCGCCGAGGGGGCGGCTCCAGGCCacagccctggggcaggggaagggttCGTGCTGGGGGTGACGCTGCCAATGGCTTCTCCGCAGGGATTTCAGTGGGAACGCGCTCGCCCTCATCCCCCCGCAGGCGTGGAAGGGATACCCGTGGGCCGAGAAGCTGTGAGTATGCGCCAGCGCCGGCCATGGCGCAGGGGCTCCGGGATCCCCATCCCTCCGCCGGGCTGTCGAGCCGAGGCTGTGCCGAGCACCGCACCAGTGCTTGCCGCGTGCAGCCGAGGCCGAGCCGCTCAGCAAGGAGGGCTCTGAGcccccagagctgctccacgGGGGGCTGTGTCCCTCCCGCCCCCGGGGCCATCCCTGTGCTCGGGCTGCAGTCAGGGTCAGCAGGCCGGGAGCAGGCGCCTGCTCCTGCCAGGAGGGTGCCGAGCCCCGGCGGGACCCGCCGACGTGCTGCAGGGccgctgctgcagggctgctcccccgACAGCTCCACTGCCCCTGAGCCGCGGGTGCCCGTGTCCGTCTGTCTCTTGCAGGGTCCTCCAGCACAACGGCCTGCGGGCAGTGAAGAGGCGCTCGCTggaggggctgctcctgctgaggCACCTGTAGGTacccccctgccccgggcagggctcTATTCCTGCGGGGatcccccagggcacagcaggcTCTTGGTGCAGGGGAGGGCCCCCACTGCCCCGCGGCCAAGCAGGAGCAGGCGGCTGCTGCCCTCTCCCTGCACAGGCCTGCGCGGGGCCGCCTCCTCCAGGGCCAGGCTCGCGCATTCGGCCCCTCTCAGCtcagctgccccagagctgctcGTGGGGCAGCTTCTCTCCAGCGCCCACGGCGAGGAGCGGGCACTTCCCATGCACCCACGCGATGGGGCCGGGGACTCTGGCTGCGCCGGCCACCAGGCGCTGCCCGCAAAGGTTCCTCTCTCCTTGGCTGCGGCAGAGCAGGCCCAGGCCGCGAGTTCAGGCTGGGACAAGGAACCTCTTGGTTGGTTTCTAGGGCCAGGGCAGAGGACTCCTGCGCAccccagagcagggctctgcagggaggtGGCGTTGGGGAGCGAAGGGGAAGAGCCCCATGCTGGTCACACAGGGCGTTACAGCCGGTCCCTGAGGCCTCACGCAAGAGGTGCTTGGGGCGCGCATAAAGAACCTGCCCTGTTACCAGAGAGCAAAATCAGCCCTGAAGTACCCCTGGTGGGATCAGAGCTGGGAGAACCTCTCTGAGCTGCAGCCACCGCGGCCGGGAGCGTGAGCCCCGGTTGCGCACCACTGCAAGCCAGTGCCAGAGAGAAACCCCGCGTGGAATGAGCGCTGTGGCACGTCTCTGCTGCCAGCGTGCAAGCACCTCAGAGGAACCAGCACCGTGCAAACGGCACCGCCGTTTTGTGTTCTCCTCCTAACAGGGATTTATCTTACAACAAGATCGAGGCGATCGAGGCGCGTGCCTTTGAGAACCTTCCTTTCCTGGAGACCCTGTGAGTTCCAGGGCTTGCTTCCTGGTGGGCTTGGGGCAGCCCGTTTGCATTTagaacctgctgctgctgctgccccttagTTTTAGAACAAGAGctcccatttctgctgctgagggagCAGCCGAGCTCAGGAGCTCAGGGCATGGCTGGTGGCCACAGCACAGAGGGGCCATGGCTTGTGCAAACACAGCCAGAGCAGAAGCCAAGCCTTGAGGCTTGCTGCgtcctggagcaggcagagacGCAGCACACGTGCACTTCATCTCTCCCGGACAGGTTAACAAAGAGCAGGGGAGAAAATGGCAGCTTCCTCCCACTTCCACCTTGGATGGGGCTGCTTCCTGCAGACCAGTGCTGCTTCGCTCCAGCTTCCTGGGGGTCAGACCCAACTCATTTCTGTGCTCTCCTGTTTCCCCAGAAACCTGGAGGGAAATCTCATCGCCGAGATCCGGAGCGACACGTTCCGGGCATGGCACGGCATGCAGTTCCTCCAGACACTGTGAGTGTTCCTAGGGCTGAGGGTAGCTCAGAGCAGTGGCGCTTGTCACGGTGCTCCGCTCACCTCTTACCCCGCAtaggcagcagcatcactgctgaaTGACAGCTCTGTCAGGCCACGGCTTTGCCTGGCTGGGTGCAGGAACAGAGACAAAGCTCATGGGCAGTGGCAGTGTGAGGCAAGAGGGAAAGTCCTGGTGGAGGGAAGCCACCAGAAGGTGTGAGccgaggaggaaagaaagagaggttGCGTTTTCCAGAAGCAGCACTTCTGGGCTTTtgctctctgggcaggagaCAGTCAGGACCTGATGCATGTTGTGAATCTGCCCATCAGCATCTGCCCCGGCCTGGAACCTTCACCCCAGGCCCTTCCTCACACACGTAGCACTGAGCCCCTGCCACCGCTCCCACCCTGCACCCCCTGCTCACATGGGTGTTGGTTCCTTTCAGGCTCCTGGGCCATAACCCCCTGTCTGTTATCGAGGACACGTGGTTCTTCAAGCTGCCTTCAGTCACGCACCTGTAAGTACGGACTCCTTGTTAACAGCCTACCATGGCTCGCTCTTTGTGTCCCTGGGTGCCCCGTGGCCAGGAAAGCAGAGATCCAGCAGCAAATCCCACCCTTCTCCCACCCTTCTCCTGCTGGAGGCAGCGGCAGAGCCAGGCAAAGGCCGAGCAGTTCTGCTGTGTCCcggcagcaaaggcagcagggagctggggcacGGGCTTGAACTGGTCTGCGTCCGCCTCCCACGGGATCTGCAGGATCCCTCCTGGTTCAGAGCCAcggctgggagcagggcacagcaggaaggagagagggggtTCCGTCCTTTCTCCTGGATTAGGCAGCAGCGGATCCCCCTGCGGCCAGCACCGCAAGCAGCAGGGACCGGGCTTGTCCCCGGAGCAGAGGCTGGTGCCGCCCCCTCAAATGTGCTGTGTTTACTGAAACCCTTGCAGGGACCTGGGTGCCACACGAGTGACTCGGCAGACGCTGCTCATGCTGCTCCTGAGAACATCCCGCTTGGAAACACTGTGAGTGCAGGGGCCGGCGCCCAGCGccagcacatcccagctgcTGGGACAAGGGGTCTGCGTGGGG
The DNA window shown above is from Lathamus discolor isolate bLatDis1 chromosome 20, bLatDis1.hap1, whole genome shotgun sequence and carries:
- the LOC136024074 gene encoding leucine-rich repeat-containing protein 37A-like, with translation MALLLLVLLLPLLPGLAPGLARPLEPCPGPCRCRGRRLDCSGAALARVPPAARQRPFSVLDFSGNALALIPPQAWKGYPWAEKLVLQHNGLRAVKRRSLEGLLLLRHLDLSYNKIEAIEARAFENLPFLETLNLEGNLIAEIRSDTFRAWHGMQFLQTLLLGHNPLSVIEDTWFFKLPSVTHLDLGATRVTRQTLLMLLLRTSRLETLKLSNDTACCLCQHKHSTETPCRTLRFDCASVCSTSAPRCAPLAETPGPLTGAVPPRKGKSSSTLKIQPKEPSLTEQSTVTLAAVLSLSSPDASAPSPQRLSSRESNTAEELVRMLQSVQHRGWSGSTDTGRFYFLAEGLVAQLKTQLHRAVSILTLKSPSTAQPAQSDEGQEVPAGQGGRATGWEQHEPGLHLTRAQAILWEAAQRLDTSDILPVSGHQRAPPAAQLPTPNPTEAPHLAQAGWSHSRSKALQRTNTADGMEDEEGAEAQEEAPAPTPDSAGTSKEHKLQDSERTVGTKGAEEELPAAESGAEQRLSTMQRFFYALLADNGPPAASSAPEATAAAERSSRGGSPPSAPASTSTHGQHKEQEPPVPTAPGSSSAPGSAATRATPFDSLLRRHLHRLVPDRALRAFMARAARAVREDCGLPQLQPACASMVSRMGLLLKLLSERQRDPEPSELLEQCVREEDAGTSHPRAQAKGMDWEPAETEVAKHTSGHRLLLALSLSATITLITSTAVLVLCCFKVCAKKPAEDSQGSSRWCLRLRRRFQDLRPKWCRRSKDTDRDEEEPSQESPLAEPLWLQYVHQPLEAWQKASLTQLYDGEGSGEEDDSGESGITWLSIGSQPVTAIRTVG